Proteins encoded within one genomic window of Candidatus Nezhaarchaeota archaeon:
- a CDS encoding F420-dependent methylenetetrahydromethanopterin dehydrogenase, giving the protein MSQQVPVKVGIIKLGCIGCSPLLEYLLDERADRNDIIVRVVSSGAKMTVEEAEEVVKMLEAFKPQLIIIVSPNAALPGPTRARELAKSFNVPIVIISDAPARKAVSKFEEGGFGYIIVEADSMIGARREFLDPTEMALFNADIIRVLAVTGVFNLIVKTIDDMIASIKRGEEVKLPRLIVTKELALENAGLSNPYAYAKAMAAFEAARKVSDLTTEGCFKVQEWEKYIPLVAAGHELMRYAAKLSDEAREIEKGLDQVMRMPHRASGELAVKRKLVEKLPPKA; this is encoded by the coding sequence ATGAGTCAACAAGTACCTGTTAAAGTGGGAATCATAAAGTTAGGTTGTATAGGTTGTTCTCCTCTCTTGGAGTACTTGCTTGACGAGAGAGCTGACAGGAATGACATAATCGTCAGGGTTGTATCAAGCGGAGCAAAGATGACCGTTGAAGAGGCGGAAGAAGTAGTGAAGATGCTAGAAGCCTTTAAGCCTCAGTTAATTATAATTGTTAGCCCAAACGCAGCCTTACCGGGACCAACTAGAGCTAGAGAGCTGGCTAAGTCTTTCAATGTACCAATAGTAATAATATCCGATGCCCCAGCGAGGAAAGCTGTAAGCAAGTTCGAAGAGGGCGGCTTTGGATACATCATAGTCGAAGCAGACTCCATGATTGGAGCACGAAGAGAGTTTCTCGACCCCACTGAGATGGCCCTTTTTAACGCTGACATAATAAGGGTCTTAGCTGTAACAGGGGTTTTCAACTTAATAGTTAAAACCATAGACGACATGATAGCTTCCATCAAAAGGGGGGAGGAGGTAAAATTACCGAGACTTATAGTAACAAAAGAGCTTGCGCTTGAAAACGCTGGCCTCTCAAACCCTTACGCTTATGCTAAGGCCATGGCTGCCTTTGAGGCTGCAAGGAAGGTCTCAGACTTGACGACCGAGGGCTGCTTTAAAGTTCAAGAATGGGAGAAGTACATACCACTTGTAGCAGCAGGTCACGAGCTAATGAGATATGCAGCTAAGCTATCAGATGAAGCTAGGGAGATCGAGAAGGGATTAGATCAAGTAATGAGGATGCCTCATAGAGCAAGCGGTGAATTAGCCGTTAAAAGGAAGTTAGTAGAGAAGTTACCTCCAAAAGCATGA
- a CDS encoding formylmethanofuran dehydrogenase subunit B, protein MSRLEVMLVTGRTLKQGAQIETARFTKDYEDAAALCFMNPDDMAELGVKEGSNVKVTTEAGSVVVKASAYKGNPRGLIFIPLGPWANAIIPAKTRSTGMPFFKDVKAFVEPTDESVPSVEEMVFRNSGKKPLKVPVEYLMSPRDFKCSSEGTFENHVCTICACLCDDLVIEVKGGMITSVKNACARSLAKFKSYAAERVKTPLMRVGDELKPISYDEAIERAAEILVKARYPLLFGWSETSSEAAKLGVRLAELVGGVIDCLATFCHGPSVMAIQQYGVVTSTLGNVRDHADLMVFWGCNPPASHPRHFVRYSALAKGLKVKGRADRKVIVVDVRETEASKVADMFVKVKPGMDYELLTALLMVVKGFEIEDEEVAGVPRETIVKMADAMMSAKFGVLFPGLGLTATSARNRNLEAAVRLVQALNDWTTFSLVFMRGHWNVAGNNQVFAWLTGYPYAVDLSRGYPRYNPGVTTTIDLLVRGEVDAAMIVASDPGAHFPAQALKHLAKIPLMVVDPKWSLIASLADLYIPTKIVGIDAEGTGYRMDNIPLRAKRILESDHLMDDVTFLEKLIEKVKEVKAREA, encoded by the coding sequence ATGTCGCGATTAGAGGTCATGCTAGTAACCGGCAGAACGCTAAAGCAAGGAGCACAAATAGAGACAGCTCGCTTCACTAAAGATTACGAGGATGCAGCAGCTCTATGCTTCATGAACCCAGACGACATGGCAGAACTAGGAGTGAAAGAAGGATCTAACGTGAAAGTGACGACCGAGGCAGGCTCAGTGGTAGTCAAAGCCTCAGCCTATAAGGGAAACCCTAGAGGACTGATATTCATACCATTAGGGCCTTGGGCTAACGCCATAATCCCCGCTAAAACGAGGAGCACCGGCATGCCCTTCTTTAAGGACGTTAAAGCATTCGTAGAGCCAACGGATGAGTCAGTGCCCTCAGTAGAAGAAATGGTCTTCAGGAATTCCGGCAAGAAGCCCTTAAAGGTGCCAGTAGAGTACCTCATGAGTCCAAGAGACTTCAAATGTAGTAGTGAAGGGACTTTTGAAAACCATGTGTGCACGATATGTGCATGTCTGTGCGACGACTTAGTAATCGAAGTTAAAGGGGGTATGATAACAAGTGTGAAGAATGCTTGTGCAAGGTCATTGGCTAAGTTCAAATCTTATGCTGCTGAGAGGGTTAAGACACCGCTCATGAGAGTGGGTGATGAACTTAAACCAATTAGCTACGATGAAGCGATAGAGAGAGCAGCAGAGATACTTGTTAAGGCTAGATACCCCTTGCTGTTCGGTTGGAGTGAGACGTCAAGCGAGGCTGCAAAGCTTGGAGTCAGATTGGCAGAGCTGGTAGGCGGTGTAATTGATTGTCTGGCCACGTTCTGTCACGGTCCCTCAGTCATGGCGATTCAACAGTACGGGGTAGTAACGTCAACGTTGGGTAACGTAAGGGACCATGCAGACTTAATGGTCTTCTGGGGCTGTAACCCTCCTGCCTCACATCCAAGGCACTTCGTCAGGTACTCAGCATTGGCTAAAGGGCTTAAAGTGAAGGGCAGAGCCGATAGGAAGGTAATAGTCGTCGACGTGAGAGAAACAGAAGCCTCAAAGGTCGCAGACATGTTTGTCAAAGTAAAGCCCGGAATGGATTACGAACTGCTGACAGCTTTATTAATGGTGGTAAAGGGGTTCGAAATAGAGGACGAAGAAGTTGCAGGAGTCCCTAGGGAGACCATAGTGAAGATGGCCGATGCCATGATGTCAGCCAAGTTTGGCGTACTCTTTCCCGGCTTGGGCTTGACGGCTACGTCAGCGAGGAATAGGAACCTTGAAGCTGCTGTTAGGTTAGTACAAGCACTCAATGATTGGACCACCTTCAGCTTGGTGTTCATGAGAGGTCACTGGAATGTGGCTGGAAATAACCAAGTGTTCGCTTGGTTAACTGGCTATCCATATGCGGTAGACTTGAGCCGAGGCTATCCAAGGTACAATCCCGGCGTTACAACGACAATAGACCTATTAGTTAGAGGAGAGGTGGATGCAGCCATGATAGTGGCAAGCGATCCGGGTGCACACTTCCCCGCTCAAGCCCTTAAACATCTGGCTAAAATACCGTTAATGGTCGTGGACCCTAAGTGGTCGCTGATAGCCAGCTTAGCTGATCTATACATACCGACTAAAATTGTCGGTATAGACGCCGAGGGCACTGGCTATAGAATGGACAACATACCTTTAAGGGCTAAGAGGATCCTCGAATCGGACCACTTAATGGATGACGTTACGTTCTTAGAAAAGTTAATTGAGAAGGTCAAGGAGGTTAAGGCTCGTGAGGCATGA
- a CDS encoding formylmethanofuran dehydrogenase subunit A, protein MRHEPLIIKGGYVIDPLNKVNCEVMDIGVSNGKIVDPSTIEGKAKVIDAKGKLVMPGGIDLHTHIAGPKFNAGRIMSPYDHRRAWIKATLDGWSGVGLTVPSTTFIGYRYAQMGWTTVVEPATPPLKTRHTHEELDATPIVDKACFPLFGNSRIVMELVSKNDIESLKAYVAWVLKSVKGYAIKIVNPGVAEPTWWNRYVGLDLDDQLPEFGITPREIVRALCRASIELKLPHPIHVHCNRLGFPGNYITTLRTMDCVSDLYKGDRPIIHITHVQFTGYAGTSWANLASGGDEIAKYLNSHDHVTLDLGQVVFGDAITMTADAPFEFVLFHILMGKWHCTMTEAEATAGVVPYVYRKNNYVNTVQWCIGLDVALLTKDPWKVVFATDNPNAGRFTKYPLALSWFVSKRAREEVMKKVNRRALKHVALPSIDREYTLYDVAIVTRAGPAKILGIEKHKGHLGIGADADLVIYDLNPVEVDVSRDYEVLIKAFRRAYCTIKSGVIVVKEGNVVKPDFYGATYYVDATKCVDPDIYDKTIKHLKEVFSQHYSVSFNNYIIDDRELRNPIKLEVR, encoded by the coding sequence GTGAGGCATGAACCCCTAATAATTAAGGGAGGTTATGTCATAGACCCATTGAATAAAGTGAATTGTGAGGTTATGGACATAGGCGTATCCAATGGAAAGATAGTTGACCCATCAACTATAGAGGGGAAGGCTAAGGTTATAGATGCGAAAGGAAAATTAGTGATGCCTGGGGGGATCGACCTTCACACTCACATTGCTGGGCCTAAATTCAATGCGGGAAGAATTATGAGCCCTTACGATCATAGAAGAGCGTGGATCAAAGCCACGTTGGACGGTTGGTCTGGAGTAGGTTTGACGGTTCCATCGACAACCTTCATCGGCTATAGGTATGCTCAAATGGGTTGGACGACAGTAGTGGAACCAGCAACACCACCACTTAAGACTAGACACACTCACGAGGAACTAGATGCTACACCAATAGTTGACAAGGCCTGCTTCCCTCTATTCGGTAACAGCAGGATAGTGATGGAGCTCGTGAGCAAGAACGATATTGAGAGTCTTAAAGCTTACGTGGCGTGGGTTTTGAAGTCAGTTAAAGGGTACGCTATAAAGATCGTGAACCCAGGGGTTGCCGAGCCAACTTGGTGGAACAGGTACGTAGGCTTAGACCTTGATGACCAGCTGCCTGAGTTCGGCATAACTCCCAGAGAAATAGTGAGAGCACTATGTAGAGCATCCATAGAACTTAAACTACCCCATCCAATACACGTTCACTGTAACAGACTAGGCTTTCCAGGAAACTACATAACGACGTTAAGGACCATGGATTGCGTCTCAGACCTGTATAAGGGCGATAGACCGATCATTCACATCACCCACGTGCAATTTACTGGCTATGCTGGTACATCGTGGGCAAACCTAGCATCTGGTGGTGACGAGATAGCTAAATACTTAAACTCCCACGACCACGTAACGCTAGATCTAGGTCAAGTAGTCTTTGGCGACGCTATCACCATGACCGCTGACGCTCCCTTCGAGTTCGTTCTCTTTCACATATTAATGGGCAAGTGGCATTGTACTATGACTGAGGCAGAGGCGACAGCTGGAGTCGTTCCCTACGTCTATAGAAAGAACAACTACGTAAACACTGTGCAGTGGTGCATTGGGCTTGATGTTGCTCTCTTGACCAAAGATCCTTGGAAGGTGGTCTTTGCAACAGACAATCCCAATGCTGGGAGGTTCACTAAGTATCCTCTAGCTCTCTCGTGGTTTGTGAGCAAGAGGGCAAGAGAGGAAGTTATGAAGAAGGTTAATCGCAGGGCCCTCAAGCACGTGGCTTTACCATCAATAGACAGGGAGTACACGCTCTACGACGTAGCGATAGTTACAAGGGCTGGTCCTGCAAAGATCTTGGGCATTGAGAAACATAAGGGCCACCTGGGGATAGGGGCAGACGCGGACTTAGTCATCTACGACCTCAACCCGGTTGAAGTCGACGTCTCAAGAGACTATGAAGTCCTCATAAAAGCCTTTAGGAGGGCATACTGCACGATAAAGTCTGGCGTGATAGTGGTGAAGGAGGGAAACGTCGTTAAACCAGACTTCTACGGAGCTACGTACTATGTTGATGCAACAAAATGTGTTGACCCCGACATTTACGATAAAACAATTAAGCACCTCAAAGAAGTGTTCTCGCAACATTACAGCGTATCCTTTAACAACTACATTATTGATGATAGGGAGCTTAGGAACCCCATTAAGTTGGAGGTGAGGTGA
- a CDS encoding formylmethanofuran dehydrogenase subunit C: MPIINLNLVKDPMVPLEVETIVPDKIAGLTLSEVAKIMVWAGNKQLKLSDLFQVEGEVGSKPEEVKIVFRGYTNRLRRVGEKMSSGEIEVLGDVGPYAGRKMKGGRLVIRGSAGPCLGAKMYDGVIEVFGSAEDRVGGSYRGEFPAKGMSGGTIIIHGNAGAEVGLGMRGGTIIVDGSCDIMPGLDMRGGTILVKGDCAGKAGARMTGGRIVVAGRILTILPSFYVDEIRPSIKIAGEKIEGPLLVFVGDVTASEKCGGRLMVNLKNNPHLKKYEELLAEKIEVEL; this comes from the coding sequence GTGCCCATCATAAACTTAAACTTAGTAAAAGATCCGATGGTCCCTCTAGAGGTCGAGACAATAGTTCCAGACAAGATAGCAGGTCTCACATTAAGTGAAGTGGCTAAGATAATGGTATGGGCAGGGAACAAGCAATTAAAGCTTAGCGACCTCTTCCAAGTAGAGGGCGAAGTTGGTTCGAAGCCCGAGGAAGTGAAGATAGTCTTTAGAGGCTACACCAACAGGCTCAGACGTGTCGGCGAGAAGATGAGCTCTGGAGAGATAGAGGTGCTGGGAGATGTGGGACCTTATGCTGGGCGAAAGATGAAGGGAGGAAGGCTGGTAATAAGAGGCTCAGCTGGACCATGTCTAGGAGCGAAGATGTACGATGGGGTCATAGAGGTCTTCGGATCAGCTGAAGATCGTGTAGGCGGATCGTACAGAGGAGAGTTCCCAGCAAAGGGCATGAGCGGCGGGACTATAATAATTCACGGCAACGCTGGAGCCGAAGTAGGGCTTGGTATGAGAGGTGGAACAATAATAGTAGATGGCTCGTGCGACATCATGCCAGGCTTAGATATGAGAGGTGGAACAATACTCGTAAAAGGTGACTGTGCTGGCAAAGCAGGAGCTAGAATGACCGGAGGGAGGATTGTGGTGGCTGGGAGGATTTTGACGATATTGCCGAGTTTCTATGTTGACGAGATAAGACCCTCAATAAAGATAGCTGGCGAGAAGATCGAGGGGCCCTTACTAGTGTTTGTCGGCGACGTCACAGCAAGCGAGAAGTGTGGTGGTAGGTTAATGGTGAACTTAAAGAACAATCCCCACTTAAAGAAATACGAGGAGCTCTTAGCTGAGAAAATTGAGGTAGAACTTTAA
- the mer gene encoding 5,10-methylenetetrahydromethanopterin reductase, which yields MKFGIEFVPTTTIDGLVSSILQAENVGFDYVWVTDHYVNRCVYIALTVAALNTKRIRLGTGVTNPFHVHPAWTASAIATLNEVSNGRAVLGIGPGDRSTLSQIGISLEKPLTAVREAVEIIRRLWTGETLNFTGDVFRLTNAKLNFKPSTPIPIYIGAQGPKMLELAGAIGDGVLINASHPKDFEYAIKYIREGAERAGRRIEDVDITAYAALSVDEVSAKAREAAKTVVAFIIAGAPDSVLERHGIKKEEVETIRSSLTKGDIPGASKAVSDASLDAFSISGTPEECISRIEQLLKMGVTQFVAGSPLGPKKKAAIDIIGRKIIAAFK from the coding sequence ATAAAGTTTGGTATAGAGTTTGTTCCTACAACAACAATTGATGGGCTAGTAAGCTCTATACTTCAAGCTGAGAATGTTGGATTCGACTACGTCTGGGTAACAGATCATTATGTTAACCGTTGTGTCTACATAGCTCTAACGGTTGCTGCATTAAACACAAAGAGGATAAGGCTTGGCACTGGCGTTACGAATCCATTTCATGTACATCCGGCTTGGACCGCATCAGCAATAGCCACGTTGAATGAGGTGAGCAATGGCAGAGCAGTCTTGGGCATAGGGCCAGGTGACCGCTCGACACTAAGTCAAATAGGGATAAGCTTAGAAAAACCGTTAACAGCAGTTAGAGAGGCCGTCGAAATAATAAGGAGACTTTGGACAGGCGAGACCCTCAACTTCACGGGAGACGTCTTTCGCCTGACCAATGCTAAATTGAACTTTAAGCCTTCAACGCCAATACCTATCTACATAGGCGCTCAAGGGCCTAAAATGCTTGAGCTTGCGGGAGCTATAGGTGATGGAGTATTAATTAACGCATCCCACCCAAAGGACTTCGAGTATGCCATTAAGTACATAAGAGAAGGAGCTGAAAGAGCTGGGAGAAGGATCGAAGACGTGGACATAACAGCCTACGCAGCTCTATCTGTAGATGAAGTTTCAGCCAAGGCGAGAGAGGCTGCTAAAACCGTTGTAGCTTTCATAATAGCTGGAGCACCGGATAGTGTACTTGAGAGGCACGGCATCAAGAAGGAGGAAGTAGAGACAATAAGGAGCTCATTGACTAAAGGAGACATTCCTGGAGCAAGCAAAGCGGTCTCTGATGCATCTCTCGACGCATTCTCAATTTCAGGAACGCCTGAAGAGTGCATATCTAGGATAGAGCAGCTCCTGAAGATGGGAGTAACACAGTTCGTTGCCGGATCTCCTTTAGGTCCAAAGAAGAAGGCGGCTATAGACATCATAGGCAGGAAAATAATAGCGGCATTTAAGTAA
- the mch gene encoding methenyltetrahydromethanopterin cyclohydrolase, whose translation MLSVNRLAMRIVQELMDEQEEYKVKVEKLTCGATVIDTGLEALGGYLAGIKLTEICLGGLAKCWLIYQAYGGLELPAIVVATDHPAVSLLGCQLAGWMVRVGDFFAPSSGPARALALKPKKVFEKIGYKDVHNEAVIVMETTKKPTDEVAKKVADECKVSPQNLYIVLTTTASMAGSVQVSGRVVETGLYRLEYLGLDPNKVIFASGSAPVMPPHPDVGVSTAREEDALLYGGVGCYIIDEEDSKLMEYVTKAPATAWPDYGKTSYETLKAVNFDWSKLDPSFFTIGKFVVTSKRSGNTYIGGKIEPEILRRSIVLQASP comes from the coding sequence ATGTTGAGCGTAAATCGTCTAGCTATGAGAATAGTCCAAGAACTTATGGACGAACAAGAGGAGTATAAGGTTAAAGTGGAGAAACTAACATGTGGAGCAACGGTGATAGATACAGGGCTTGAGGCTTTAGGTGGATACCTAGCTGGGATTAAGCTCACAGAGATATGTTTAGGGGGATTAGCTAAGTGTTGGCTTATTTATCAGGCCTACGGAGGGCTTGAGCTTCCAGCTATAGTCGTTGCAACAGATCACCCAGCCGTATCATTGTTGGGGTGTCAATTAGCTGGGTGGATGGTGAGAGTTGGAGACTTCTTTGCTCCATCGTCAGGACCCGCTAGAGCCTTGGCGTTAAAGCCTAAAAAGGTCTTTGAGAAGATAGGCTACAAGGACGTCCACAATGAGGCCGTTATAGTTATGGAGACTACTAAGAAACCTACGGATGAAGTGGCTAAGAAGGTAGCTGATGAGTGCAAGGTTTCTCCACAGAACCTCTACATCGTACTGACGACCACGGCCTCGATGGCTGGCTCAGTTCAGGTGTCAGGAAGAGTTGTCGAAACAGGTCTCTACAGACTTGAGTATTTAGGGTTGGATCCTAATAAAGTGATCTTTGCAAGTGGATCAGCTCCAGTAATGCCACCACACCCCGATGTGGGGGTCTCGACAGCTAGAGAAGAGGACGCATTACTGTATGGTGGCGTCGGTTGTTATATAATAGACGAAGAAGACTCTAAGTTAATGGAGTACGTAACTAAAGCTCCTGCTACAGCTTGGCCAGACTATGGAAAGACATCCTATGAGACATTGAAGGCCGTGAACTTCGACTGGTCAAAGCTTGATCCATCATTCTTCACAATAGGCAAGTTCGTGGTGACAAGTAAAAGAAGTGGGAATACGTACATTGGAGGAAAGATCGAGCCGGAGATCTTAAGGAGATCCATAGTACTTCAAGCGTCTCCTTAA
- a CDS encoding HisA/HisF-related TIM barrel protein: protein MIVIPVMDVKGGLVVWAVRGLRGLYKPISNSIYGTCNPLELARKLASEGFRTIYIADIDSILGGNVNEEVFKSLRDVEIKIIADIGVDNEEKLEKAIELADYPVIATESAPSLDFLFKALEACGENAFLSLDVRNGVIVSRASEVAGKRLEEVCKVMVKLGVQKVILIDFNRIGSYLGPNVEGARQLIKTGFEVYVGGGVRGLDDIIKLSKEGVAGVLVSSALHAGKVRVQDLKKLGFI, encoded by the coding sequence GTGATCGTGATACCGGTCATGGACGTGAAGGGCGGGTTGGTTGTTTGGGCAGTACGAGGGCTCAGAGGGCTCTACAAACCGATATCCAACAGCATTTATGGGACCTGCAATCCGTTAGAACTAGCTCGCAAGCTTGCCTCTGAAGGCTTCAGGACCATTTACATTGCCGACATTGATTCAATACTTGGTGGCAACGTCAACGAAGAGGTGTTCAAATCCTTAAGGGACGTCGAGATTAAGATCATAGCCGACATAGGGGTTGACAATGAGGAGAAGCTTGAGAAAGCCATAGAGCTAGCTGACTATCCTGTAATAGCAACCGAAAGCGCTCCTAGCCTGGACTTTTTATTTAAAGCGCTCGAAGCTTGTGGAGAGAACGCATTTCTCAGCTTAGACGTGAGGAATGGTGTCATTGTAAGCAGAGCTTCTGAGGTTGCTGGCAAACGTTTAGAGGAGGTATGCAAGGTAATGGTTAAACTTGGCGTCCAAAAAGTCATCTTGATTGACTTTAACAGGATAGGATCCTACCTTGGACCTAACGTAGAGGGCGCGAGACAACTCATTAAAACGGGGTTTGAGGTCTATGTTGGTGGTGGCGTCAGGGGGCTAGATGATATAATCAAACTCTCTAAAGAAGGTGTGGCTGGTGTACTTGTAAGTTCAGCTTTGCATGCAGGCAAGGTAAGAGTTCAAGACCTAAAGAAACTCGGATTCATTTAG
- a CDS encoding hydantoinase/oxoprolinase family protein — MLLLGIDIGGANIKVSILNINDCFKLRSTKLYYPIWIRGVDGLSKAIEHAVLSLGYDHVDHVALTMTAELVDIFIDKREGVESIIRKAKQVFKDFKVITSNGALLDPGDAIEHYMDVAAANWWCVGWFAAQLKENCVVVDIGSTTTTITPVVEGKIAAKGFNDVEKMSLGEIVYVGSLRTPVSSVSSMVPINGVWCRISSEYFANMGDVNVLLGFLREEEYDVDTPDGRGKSLEECHNRLSRIVCGDGKMLKMSQTKLMAKFIYEKAIEKIFEGLLQVLSRLSSEDRFIDVGFAAGLGDFMALDAIERAGLQGLLLREIIGRDNSIALTSASLVMYLAHNLGVDVRRWIWSLR, encoded by the coding sequence TTGCTGCTCCTAGGCATAGACATTGGAGGAGCTAACATTAAAGTCTCAATACTTAATATCAATGATTGCTTTAAGTTAAGATCAACTAAGCTATACTATCCAATATGGATTAGGGGCGTTGACGGCCTTTCAAAGGCTATTGAGCATGCCGTCCTCTCCTTAGGTTATGACCATGTAGATCATGTAGCTTTAACCATGACTGCCGAGCTCGTTGACATTTTCATCGACAAAAGGGAGGGCGTTGAAAGCATAATACGTAAAGCTAAGCAGGTTTTCAAGGACTTTAAGGTCATTACGAGTAATGGGGCCCTCCTAGACCCCGGTGATGCCATTGAGCACTACATGGACGTAGCTGCTGCAAATTGGTGGTGCGTTGGCTGGTTCGCAGCCCAATTAAAAGAAAATTGCGTGGTCGTAGATATTGGAAGTACTACCACCACCATAACTCCAGTGGTTGAAGGAAAGATCGCAGCTAAAGGGTTCAACGATGTAGAGAAAATGAGCTTAGGAGAAATAGTCTATGTAGGTTCTCTTAGGACGCCAGTGTCTTCAGTGTCTTCCATGGTTCCAATAAATGGGGTCTGGTGTAGAATATCGTCAGAGTACTTTGCTAACATGGGCGACGTTAATGTCCTACTCGGCTTCTTAAGAGAGGAAGAGTATGACGTAGATACCCCTGATGGGAGGGGAAAGAGCCTAGAGGAGTGCCACAATAGACTTTCAAGAATTGTGTGCGGCGATGGTAAGATGTTAAAGATGTCACAAACAAAGTTGATGGCTAAGTTTATATACGAGAAAGCCATTGAAAAGATCTTCGAAGGCCTCCTACAGGTTCTGAGTAGGCTGTCATCAGAAGATCGATTTATCGACGTAGGTTTTGCAGCAGGTCTAGGAGACTTCATGGCGTTAGACGCCATAGAAAGAGCAGGTCTTCAAGGATTGCTATTAAGAGAAATCATAGGTCGAGATAACAGCATAGCTTTAACATCAGCTTCTCTCGTCATGTATTTAGCCCATAACTTAGGGGTTGACGTGAGGAGATGGATCTGGTCATTAAGATAG
- a CDS encoding delta 1-pyrroline-5-carboxylate synthetase produces MDLVIKIGGSLCKYPSALRELCKKLSEWLKGRRCIVTPGGGPFTDIVRQVQSLHNISDDVAHEMALLAVDQYGLMLSELIEGIPVRTLTEARKIVGRAIPVLLPSHVIISLDLLEHSWNAGSDCIAAVIAKACSARRLILVKDVDGIYDPNDQSKLLSEVSLSQLEVMKTCLDPLLPSLLRSSGIDCVVVNGLKPDRVRLVIEGLETTCTRILVS; encoded by the coding sequence ATGGATCTGGTCATTAAGATAGGAGGTTCACTTTGTAAATACCCTAGCGCTCTCCGAGAACTTTGTAAGAAGTTGTCTGAATGGCTCAAGGGGAGGAGGTGCATAGTAACCCCCGGAGGAGGTCCCTTTACCGATATCGTAAGGCAAGTTCAAAGTCTTCACAATATATCGGATGACGTGGCGCATGAAATGGCTTTACTAGCTGTAGACCAGTACGGGTTAATGTTAAGCGAATTGATAGAAGGGATTCCTGTTAGAACCTTAACTGAAGCAAGGAAAATCGTCGGTCGTGCAATACCGGTGTTACTACCAAGCCACGTAATAATTAGCTTAGACCTATTAGAACATAGTTGGAACGCAGGTTCCGACTGCATTGCAGCTGTGATAGCTAAAGCTTGTTCTGCGAGGAGACTGATCTTAGTTAAGGACGTTGATGGAATCTACGATCCGAACGATCAATCAAAATTATTGAGTGAAGTTTCTCTGAGTCAGCTTGAGGTCATGAAGACATGCCTTGATCCCTTACTTCCAAGCCTGCTTCGATCCTCCGGCATAGACTGCGTGGTGGTTAACGGACTAAAACCGGATAGGGTAAGATTGGTGATCGAAGGATTAGAAACCACATGCACTAGAATCTTAGTTAGTTAG
- a CDS encoding (5-formylfuran-3-yl)methyl phosphate synthase: MKVLISVVNPDEAIEALKGGADIVDIKDPAKGSLGAPNTALVGLIVRSLRSASHDPVPTSLALGDDPTKKETKELALVAGELNIDYVKAGSFGLKDVGKAIEVYRDLKVSVKRLKFVTVAYADHAFINCLSPIDLLKAAYRSDFDVFMIDTFIKNGMSTFDYLSVDKVMEIKELTHKMGLLFALAGSLGLSHAEMVRKVKPDIVGFRSAACGGDRVRQSVIRSRVRAIVEAYKSAQY; this comes from the coding sequence ATGAAGGTTCTAATAAGTGTTGTAAACCCTGATGAGGCCATTGAGGCGTTAAAGGGAGGAGCTGATATAGTTGATATCAAGGATCCCGCAAAGGGTTCTCTTGGTGCCCCTAATACCGCTCTTGTAGGTTTAATCGTGCGCTCTTTACGTAGTGCTTCACACGATCCTGTACCCACAAGCCTCGCTTTAGGCGACGATCCAACTAAAAAAGAGACGAAAGAGCTAGCGCTAGTGGCTGGGGAGTTAAACATAGATTACGTGAAGGCTGGGAGCTTTGGTCTTAAAGATGTAGGAAAAGCTATCGAGGTTTACAGAGACTTAAAGGTTAGTGTTAAGAGACTCAAGTTTGTCACGGTCGCTTACGCTGATCACGCATTCATTAACTGCCTAAGTCCAATAGACTTGCTAAAGGCTGCTTATAGATCTGACTTCGATGTTTTCATGATTGATACTTTCATAAAGAATGGGATGTCTACCTTCGATTACTTAAGTGTAGACAAGGTCATGGAGATTAAAGAGCTCACTCACAAGATGGGTTTGTTATTCGCATTGGCAGGATCACTAGGATTAAGCCATGCAGAGATGGTGCGTAAAGTTAAGCCTGACATTGTAGGCTTTAGATCAGCCGCGTGCGGTGGTGATAGAGTAAGACAGAGTGTAATAAGAAGTCGAGTAAGAGCAATAGTTGAAGCTTACAAAAGTGCTCAATACTAA